ATACCGTATTGATAATGGGAGCGGACTGAGGATTTTGGAGGGTTTCTGGTGGGCTCTTCCACCCATCAAGTTTGATGGATAACCATACCTGAAATCGGGGCAGGCCCTCCCAGGCAGCGGGTTTTCCCTTTTTGCATTGACAAAAAACAGCCTGCCAGGAATATTGAGAAATCTTAAAGATGGAGTGTGAACATGGAAAATAGGACATGGGAATACGTGAGCGTGTTCATTATGTCCTGGTTGCTCGTTTACGGGCTCACGCCTTTCATCATCAAACTTGCCAAGGCGCTGAACTTTGTGGACAAACCCGAAGCCAGAAAGATGCATCTCACCAGCGTCCCCTACATGGGGGGGCTGAGCGTGTTCATTGGCTTTTTCCTGCTCTGCATCTACGATGTAACGATCTCCGCCAACCGCAGCTTCGACCCGGCGATGCTGGGTTATCTGGGCGGCTCCTTGCTGATCATGCTGATCGGCCTCATCGACGACCGCTGCGGCATGAACCCCATCATCAAGCTGATCGGGCAGATCACCGTGAGCCTGGTCTTCATCCTCACGAACTTCCAGTTCCCGGAACTGCAAAACATGTTCGGTTCCTTCTACATTTCCCTGCCTGTGATGGTGGTATGGATGGTGGGGTTGATGAACGCGTTGAATTTTTTGGACAACATGGACGGCATTTTGAGCGGGATCGCGGGGATCCTGGGCCTGGGCTTTTTCGCCTTCAGCCTGGCCAACACCACCGGCTCGAACGGTGCGGAGATGGCCTTCATCGGCCTGATCTCGCTGAGTTTCGCGGGCAGCGCCCTGGGCTTTCTGCCCTTCAACTTCAACCCTGCCAAAATCTTCCTGGGCGACGCGGGATCGATGTTCATCGGCTATTTCCTCTCCTCAATGGGCATCCTCATGGCCCGCTACGCCGTGCTGACCAGGGAAAACAACGTTTTCTACCTGCTGCCCGTGCTGCTGCTCAGCTACGCCATTTTCGACATTTCCCTGGTGAGCTACACCCGCAAGCGCGACGGACGCCACGTGATGCAGGGCGGCAAAGACCATTCCACCCACCGCATCCACACCGCGCTCGGCTCCATCAAGATCACCGCCCTGATCATCTACGCCATCAACATCCTGATCGTGCTCACCACCATCATCATTTTCATCACCGGAAACCAGGTGCTGCTGCTGGTCTCCACCCTTATGCTGGCCACCTTTTTCATAGTCTTTGGCCGCAAACTGGACCAGATCCCCATCGTGGTGCCCAGCAACCAGCAGAAAACCAATAAAGTGGATAAATGAGCCTTTTTGCCGGAACAGAACCCATTGGCCGGAGCGCTTCGCGGGGCAAGTCAGCGGCCAGCCGCTGGCCGGTGCTGCTCACCCTGCTCCTTCTTCTCTTCACAAGCGCTTGTGAAATAAACAGATACAACAGCGCTGAGGATCATTATAACAACCGGCGCTACGCCGCCGCGATCCAGGAACTGGACGATTACATCAAGACCGGCCAAAACGGCGCCCTGATCACCCGCAGCGAGATCCTGCGCGGCCAATGCTATTACGAGCTGGGTCTGCTGGCCTTGCAGCGGGAAAGCTATGATCTGGCGATCAAGTTTTTCAAACTCTCCAATTCCCTGGAAGCGGACCAAGCCCTCGGCCGGATCTATCGCGACATCGCCGACAAAGCCCTGGAGCAGAACAACCGGCAGCTTTCGCTGGATTTTGTGAACGCCATCCTGCGCGAG
This portion of the Candidatus Cloacimonadota bacterium genome encodes:
- a CDS encoding undecaprenyl/decaprenyl-phosphate alpha-N-acetylglucosaminyl 1-phosphate transferase produces the protein MENRTWEYVSVFIMSWLLVYGLTPFIIKLAKALNFVDKPEARKMHLTSVPYMGGLSVFIGFFLLCIYDVTISANRSFDPAMLGYLGGSLLIMLIGLIDDRCGMNPIIKLIGQITVSLVFILTNFQFPELQNMFGSFYISLPVMVVWMVGLMNALNFLDNMDGILSGIAGILGLGFFAFSLANTTGSNGAEMAFIGLISLSFAGSALGFLPFNFNPAKIFLGDAGSMFIGYFLSSMGILMARYAVLTRENNVFYLLPVLLLSYAIFDISLVSYTRKRDGRHVMQGGKDHSTHRIHTALGSIKITALIIYAINILIVLTTIIIFITGNQVLLLVSTLMLATFFIVFGRKLDQIPIVVPSNQQKTNKVDK